The DNA window GGGCGCAATGAGCAGAAACCGGCGAAGGAAATAAGCCGCCATAGACCTCGCTTAGATCAAATCAGGTGACAGACCGTTGCTAACTTAAAGGCCTGCGCGAGTGATGTCTACATAAAGTGTGAGGGACTGGCCGGGGCGCAGATACTTACTGGGATTGATCTTGTTCCACTCCAGAATATCGTTGACGGTTACCTTGAAGCGATTGGCGATGCGTGCCAGAGAGTCGCCTTTGCGGACCTTATACCCGACCTTGCGAATCATTCGGGAATCAATTTCCTTCTCCACCCAGACAGAAAGACGCTGCCCAGGGCGAATCACATTTTTCTGGCTGAGGCGGTTCCAGGAGGCCAGCTCTTTCGTGGAGGTATTAAACTGGGCCGCAATATGGCTGAGGGTGTCACCAGGCTGAACCGTGTAGAACTGCTTAACGACTTCGGTGCTCTCGTTACCGCTCACCAGACTATCGCCATTGCGCGCGTCCGGGATTAACAGCGTTTGACCGATCTGCAGCGTGCTGCTCTTGAGCTGGTTGTTATTTTTAATGGTGGCCACATCAACGTGGTGAGCGCGGGCGATTTTGGTCAGGTTATCGCCAGAGCGAACCTTGTATTGCTGCCAGCTGATCCGCTTTTCCGGCGGAATCGACGCCAACCGTTGGCGGAAGCTGTCTGCGCTCTCGCTGGGCACGAGCAAGCGGTGGGGGCCTTCCGGTGAGGTCATCCAGCGATTAAAGCCGGGGTTCAAGCGATACATTTCATCCACCGAAATGTCCGCCAGCTTGGCCGCCTGGGCAAGATCGATCTGGCTGCCGGTGTTCACCACCGCAAAATGGGGGGTATCCGCCAGTTCGGGCAAGCTGATATTAAAGCTGGCAGGGTTTTTGTAGATCTGTACCAGAGCGAGAAATTTGGGGACGTAATCTTCTGTCTCAGAGGGCAAATTCAGCGACCAGAAGTCGGTGCCTTTGCCGCGGGCGCGATTCTTCTTGATGGCTCTACCCACCGTGCCTGACCCGGCGTTGTAGGCGGCAAGCGCCAGCAGCCAGTCACCATCAAAACGCTTGTTCAAGCTCTCCAGGTAATCCAGTGCTGCCTCGGTTGCATCAATGACATCCCGGCGACCGTCGAACCACCAGTCCTGACGAATGCCCACATGCTTGGCGGTACTCGGAATGAACTGCCACAGTCCCGCAGCACGACCGTGGGAGTAGGCGAGCGGATCGTAAGCGCTTTCAACAATGGGCAACAGTGCCAGGTCGGTGGGCAGTCCGCGCTTTTCCAGCCGGTGCATGATGTAGTGCAGGTAGCGCGAGCTGCGCTTGCTGACTTTAGTCAGGTAGTAGGGGTGTTTGGCGTACCAAGCCTGCTTGTCTTCAACTTCAGCGTGATTTGCCAGATCTTGTAATTCGAGCTGATCTGCCAGGCGCACCCAAATGGAGTCGTAAACCCGCGGTGTGACGGGTTTGGCGCGTACCTGCGCCACCAGGGGCTGAGCAGAGGCGACGACGGTTTTGGCGGCTGGCTTGCCGTCGTAGCGGTAACCTTTGGAGTTGTGCTTACGCTCGACTTTCTCTTCCTGGATGCCCACCAACTGGCAGCTGCCGTCGCGAACAGAGCCAGCATTGCTGCACAACCGCTGCTGGCCAGAAGTGCCTGACCTCGCAGTATCGGGGCGCTTTTGTACCGGGGCACAGCCACTGACAAGCAGTATCGCCACGCTGAGAAGAGCTAAAATTAGGCCGCTATTTTTTGTCATAATTAGTTTTAATTATCGATTGTAAGCCCTTGTTGCAGGTCAAAAATTGTCTTTCCAGGAACGCAAGCCTGCAAATATCTGGACATCAGTCCAGCGTTGCAGCTGAGCCCAGCTGGCTACGTTGCGTTGTATTTCCTGGCTTTTGACGCGCAGAAAAGGGTTGGTTTGCCGTTCCAGCTCGATGGTGGAGGGAACGGTAGCAATACTTTTTTTACGTTTTTTCTCAGTTTCTTCGAAACGCGCCTTAAGCGCAAGGTTTTCAGGCTCAACCGCCGAGGCAAAAACCAGGTTGCTGAGGGTATATTCGTGGGCGCAATAGACCCGTGTGGCACCCGGAAGTTCGCTCAGTTTGGTGAGGGAGTTGAGCATTTGCTCGGGGCTACCCTCAAACAGCCGACCGCAACCACCGGCGAACAAAGTGTCCCCGCAAAACAGGATTGGGTCGCAATTATCGGGCTGTGCGAAGTAGGCAACGTGA is part of the Spongiibacter taiwanensis genome and encodes:
- a CDS encoding LysM peptidoglycan-binding domain-containing protein, with protein sequence MAILLVSGCAPVQKRPDTARSGTSGQQRLCSNAGSVRDGSCQLVGIQEEKVERKHNSKGYRYDGKPAAKTVVASAQPLVAQVRAKPVTPRVYDSIWVRLADQLELQDLANHAEVEDKQAWYAKHPYYLTKVSKRSSRYLHYIMHRLEKRGLPTDLALLPIVESAYDPLAYSHGRAAGLWQFIPSTAKHVGIRQDWWFDGRRDVIDATEAALDYLESLNKRFDGDWLLALAAYNAGSGTVGRAIKKNRARGKGTDFWSLNLPSETEDYVPKFLALVQIYKNPASFNISLPELADTPHFAVVNTGSQIDLAQAAKLADISVDEMYRLNPGFNRWMTSPEGPHRLLVPSESADSFRQRLASIPPEKRISWQQYKVRSGDNLTKIARAHHVDVATIKNNNQLKSSTLQIGQTLLIPDARNGDSLVSGNESTEVVKQFYTVQPGDTLSHIAAQFNTSTKELASWNRLSQKNVIRPGQRLSVWVEKEIDSRMIRKVGYKVRKGDSLARIANRFKVTVNDILEWNKINPSKYLRPGQSLTLYVDITRAGL
- the gloB gene encoding hydroxyacylglutathione hydrolase → MQNTITIDLIPAFQDNYIWCLRRGNEAILVDPGDAVPAIEALSRANLELIAVFITHHHPDHVGGLAKLMAKWPNLPVYGPQNSVPEINRRLFDGDRVHIFDIAFSVHEVPGHTLDHVAYFAQPDNCDPILFCGDTLFAGGCGRLFEGSPEQMLNSLTKLSELPGATRVYCAHEYTLSNLVFASAVEPENLALKARFEETEKKRKKSIATVPSTIELERQTNPFLRVKSQEIQRNVASWAQLQRWTDVQIFAGLRSWKDNF